A single region of the Raphanus sativus cultivar WK10039 chromosome 1, ASM80110v3, whole genome shotgun sequence genome encodes:
- the LOC108850836 gene encoding uncharacterized protein LOC108850836 — MLGFVLSLHKYGYRLNKGTTGETKIATMMKPSAKSIQRVGRFLRKSLGSIKSTVCFGKYHHNFPNNNTPLLSPFSCSLALSCSQDSQTEETYSVISCESKAVAETRDERLINKNQHKKKPKKKVAVAESFEEAKRRGDKLAQKMKDLNMVDLRDMEHASDVKEALRCYSSIRSPVYLDIVDNFFIDMYYEFSDPRTSSSINGSRRKAGSFRL; from the coding sequence ATGTTAGGTTTCGTTTTGAGTTTACATAAATATGGTTATCGTCTCAATAAAGGAACAACAGGAGAGACAAAAATAGCCACGATGATGAAACCCTCAGCGAAATCAATTCAGAGAGTTGGTCGTTTCTTAAGGAAGAGCCTTGGAAGCATCAAGTCCACTGTCTGCTTTGGTAAATACCACCATAACTTCCCTAACAACAACACTCCACTCTTGAGCCCCTTCTCATGCAGTCTTGCCCTCTCTTGTTCACAAGATTCCCAGACTGAAGAAACGTACAGCGTTATCTCTTGTGAAAGCAAGGCTGTTGCAGAAACCAGAGATGAGAGACTCATCAACAAAAACCAACATAAGAAGAAACCGAAGAAAAAGGTTGCAGTTGCCGAGTCGTTCGAGGAGGCAAAGAGAAGAGGTGACAAGTTGGCACAAAAGATGAAAGATCTGAACATGGTTGATCTCAGAGACATGGAGCATGCATCGGATGTAAAAGAAGCGCTTAGATGCTATTCAAGCATTAGAAGCCCTGTCTACCTTGACATTGTTGACAATTTCTTCATAGACATGTACTACGAGTTCTCTGATCCACGCACCTCTTCTAGTATCAACGGTTCAAGAAGAAAAGCTGGCTCTTTCAGACTCTAA